In Spodoptera frugiperda isolate SF20-4 chromosome 3, AGI-APGP_CSIRO_Sfru_2.0, whole genome shotgun sequence, the genomic window TCGAATACGGATTACCGATTCAAGTTCGAGACGCCGCACTCAAAATACAAGATGATCTACCTCGTAATGAAGTCAATAAGGAATATTATATACAGAATTTAGATAGTCAAATGTCCAAGTTTGATTCGACGCAGCCAAGCAATTCTGCTTTGAAATCGAAAGGCGCCAACGATTTGCTGCTTCGTCTGGCGAGAACTGCGCCGTATTACAAACGGAATAGACCCCATGTATGCTCATTCTGGGTGAAAGGGGAGTGCAGACGAGGTGAAGAGTGTCCTTATCGCCACGAGAAGCCCACAGATCCGGATGATCCACTAGCTGATCAAAACATCAAGGACAGGTAAGCATTTCTTCTACTACTAATAAGACAGTGCAGTTTTGTTCAGTAACACAGTTACAATTCATTGATTAGTAGTGTACAATGAAAATCTTCATTAAAACTGCAAAGGTCTGTTACATAATGTCTCATTTGAGTGCCGAATAGTTACTTTTCCAGTATTAAACACCATGGGGTCATGACGTCAAGGTGTTTAATGTGTTGACAATGGCTTTGCCCCTCTTTAGTCCTTAGTAATCGGTAGTTAAATGCCAGAATTTGTATTTACTTTGCATATACtaatttgtcttttattttcacAGATATTATGGAGTGAACGACCCAGTAGCTGAGAAGTTGATGCGCCGTGCAGCCGCTATGCCAGCGCTACCTCCGCCCGAAGACAAGACTGTCACTACTTTATACATCGGCAATCTACCTGATAATATTAGTGAAGATGAACTTAGAGGTCATTTCTATCAATATGGAGAAATAAGGTATGtcaatttgtttcttttatgaTCATTATTAGTCTAAATTAACTTTCTCATTATCAAATAGCATTCAGTAAATTAAGTTTTGCTTAAAACATCAGTGTGGCTGTAATCCATAACTTCTTTTGTTTAATGTTGCCTCGCACTAGAGTTTTCTCCTATGCACTCATACTACATCCATAACTTTCaaatgttttgatataaaaagcAATATTCTGTTTACAATAACTTCAAGAATGAGTGAGCAGGGTGTGAATGTGACCGCTAAACTCCCAATTTTATTCACTACTTGTTACTTATGTGCCTATTTCTTTATTTCCAGGTCTTTGACTTTAGTGCCTCGAGCTCAATGTGCCTTTGTACAATACACTACAAGGAGTGCCGCTGAGCATGCTGCTGAAAAGACATTTAATAGATTGGTCATCGGTGGTAAAAGACTTACCATCAAGTGGGGCAAATCTCAAGGTTAGTATTTCTTATCCATACTAATTTCTTCTCGATCATTCCTATTGATTGATGTTATATGAACTTGCTtttaaaactgatttatttgtaaatactaatGTACTGTTATCTGTTTTAACAGGACGCCAAGGTGGTAACGAGAAGAATGAAACTGCGCCAGTGTTAGAGCCGGTCCCTGGACTGCCGGGCGCTCTGCCCCCACCTCCAGCTTACTTGCATCCGTTCCCACCgcaggtaaatatttttctttagattACTTTTTAACTTATGTATATTCTAAACAATCTTTGTTCTTACTAAACTATTAGAGACAGCACCCCAATCACATGATGATTCAAGTTACAGGAATTTATTGT contains:
- the LOC118274173 gene encoding pre-mRNA-splicing factor RBM22, which gives rise to MAVSKSTNTYNRQNWEDSDFPILCQTCLGDNPYIRMTKEKYGKECKICARPFTVFRWCPGARMRFKKTEICQTCSKLKNVCQTCLLDLEYGLPIQVRDAALKIQDDLPRNEVNKEYYIQNLDSQMSKFDSTQPSNSALKSKGANDLLLRLARTAPYYKRNRPHVCSFWVKGECRRGEECPYRHEKPTDPDDPLADQNIKDRYYGVNDPVAEKLMRRAAAMPALPPPEDKTVTTLYIGNLPDNISEDELRGHFYQYGEIRSLTLVPRAQCAFVQYTTRSAAEHAAEKTFNRLVIGGKRLTIKWGKSQGRQGGNEKNETAPVLEPVPGLPGALPPPPAYLHPFPPQMPPPPNRPNDFFNLHHYGGGGWPSWGGGVPGVPGVPGVPPPPAPLALHYPSQDPARLGAHAHANQPQT